One Brachyspira suanatina DNA segment encodes these proteins:
- a CDS encoding immunity 51 family protein yields MSNSFDEKIKPFFFVEHENTASLCLNVGEYKSEIFEEREDEGFEGGGYDWQSLALVFLNEKVPELIDVIDFDSEASMFCAYSSDIEALKKFALSFKEACEDDKLIRDLFSRAELD; encoded by the coding sequence GTGAGTAATAGTTTTGATGAAAAAATAAAACCTTTCTTTTTTGTAGAGCATGAAAATACTGCTTCTCTTTGTCTTAATGTAGGAGAGTATAAATCAGAAATATTTGAAGAAAGAGAAGATGAAGGATTTGAAGGCGGCGGATATGATTGGCAGTCTTTAGCTTTAGTATTTTTAAATGAAAAAGTTCCAGAATTAATAGATGTTATTGATTTTGATTCTGAAGCAAGTATGTTCTGTGCTTATAGCAGTGATATTGAAGCATTAAAGAAATTTGCTTTATCTTTTAAAGAGGCATGCGAAGACGATAAATTAATAAGAGATCTATTCTCAAGGGCTGAACTTGATTAA